The DNA sequence CACGAGTCCGGACAAACCGATGATCAATAAAATACCTGCTATCATGAACAGAATATTGGATGTTTCGGTCCAACTTAAGGATCCATATTTAATCAGTTGATATATCAGTGCACATATAAAAATGAATAATGAAACAAGTACGTTTTTTTTTGTGAGGTTCACTTATTTTGGCTCCTTTTTGTTTTCTCAATTTTAAATGTACAAAAAAAAGAAAGAAAACTCAATTAAAATATGATTTGATTTTGTGTTCATTTTCTTTTTTGTATATTTAAATATGATATACTATCAGGTGCTATTTACAAAATAATTAAATAATGGAGGATGACAAACGATGAAAAGTTATGCAAAGTACATCGGCAAGCGTATTTTATATATGGCAATTACGTTGTTTTTGATTGCATCGATAACTTTTTTTCTGATGAAAGCTTTGCCGGGTACACCATACAGTAACCAAGACAAGTTATCTGAAGAACAAATTTTTATCATGAATGAGAAGTATGGACTGAACAAACCGATTCTGGTCCAATACGCAGTCTACATTTTTGGACTAGTACGTGGAGACCTGGGTGTTTCGTTCCAGTTCAACAATACTCCGGTTACGGATTTGTTGAGCAGCAGAATAGGACCTTCCATGCAATTAGGGCTTCAAGCAGTTATCATAGGAACGATCCTCGGCATTGTGCTGGGTGTGATCGCAGCGATGAGACAGGGGACTTGGGTGGATACAGTTGCCACTTTGACAGCCATCGTCGGCCGTTCGATCCCTAACTTTGTTTTTGCAGTTATTCTTCAATTGGTATTCGGCGTATGGCTGAAAGTGTTGCCGATCGCCTTGTGGAATGATGGTTTCCGTTCTTCGATTCTGCCTACGATTGCGTTGAGCATTTCCCCGCTGGCCGATTCGGCCCGGTTTATGCGAACCGAAATGGTCGACGTATTAGGCAGCGACTATGTCGAACTCGCTAGAGCGAAAGGTCTGAGCCGTTGGGAAGTCGCGTTCAAACACGGTATCCGTAATGCGCTGATTCCTTTGGTCACCATCATCGGCCCGATGACAGTCGGTTTGATGACAGGTTCGATGGTTGTGGAAAATATTTTTGCCATCCCTGGCATCGGGGAACAATTCGTAAAATCCATCCTGACGAATGATTATCCGACAATCATGGGCGTTACGATGATGTATTCGACCATGTTGGTCATCGTCATTTTGTTGGTTGACATCCTTTATGGTATCATCGACCCTCGTATCAGAGTCGCTACAGAAGGAGGGGAATAAGCATGAGTGAAAATGAATTACGCAATACAACAGCGATGCCGACAATCACGAAAGATCTTTTCGAAACGGCATCCGAGTCAAGCATGCAGGATAAAGAAAAAATCTCAGCGCCTTCCCTAAGCTTCATGGCAGATTCTTGGCGCCGCCTGAAGAAAAATAAAGTTGCCATGGTCAGTTTGGTCATCTTGATCATCATCACTATGTCCAGTCTGTTTGCTCCAGTCATTGCACCGCATGACCCGAATGCGCAAACAGTCCAGTACGCAAATATGCCACCAAAGATTCCCGGCATCGACATCAACGGTCTGAACGGAACAGTGAAGCAGAATGGCGTAGTTATCGATAAGTATGAGGCGTCCAACGTTCCAGAGGATGTTTACTACTATCTCGGTACGGACAGCCTGGGACGCGATTTGTTGTCGCGTATCCTTTACGGTACCCGCGTATCCTTATTCATCGCGTTCATGGCAGCCTTGTTCAACCTGACACTCGGCGTTGTCTATGGTCTGACGTCCGGCTGGTTGGGCGGAAAAGTCGACAATATCATGCAACGTATCCTGGAAATCCTTTCCGGTGTGCCTAACTTGGTAGTCGTTATTCTGATGTTGCTTGTTCTGAAACCCGGCATCAGCTCCATCATCATTGCTTTGGCTTTGACTGAATGGCTTTCGATGGCGCGTGTCGTCCGTGCACAAACCCTGAAATTGAAAAATCAGGAATACATCCTGGCTGCCCGCACGTTGGGTCAATCACCGATGAAAATTGCCTTCGGACACATTCTGCCTAACTTGGCCGGTGTCATCATCATTCAAGTTATGTTTTCCATTCCATCGGCAATCTTCTTCGAAGCATTCCTGAGCTTTATCGGTATCGGTATTCCTGCTCCGAATGCATCGCTTGGTACATTGATCAACGATGGTTACAAGACATTCCGTTTCTTGCCGCATCTGATGTGGTATCCAGCCGGAATCATGAGCGTCATCATGATTTGCTTCAACTTATTGGCTGATGGACTTCGTGACGCGTTCGATCCAAAAATGAGAGATTAGGAGGTAACCAGATGGAAAATATATTGGAAGTAAAAGACCTACAAATTACTTTTGATACCTATGCAGGTAAAGTAAAAGCTATCCGTGGCGTCAGTTTTGACCTGAAGCCAGGTGAAACATTAGCCATCGTTGGTGAATCCGGCTCTGGTAAATCAGTGACTAGCCGCAGCATCATGCGTCTATTGGCGAACAACGCCAACATTGAACACGGTGAAATCCTGTTCAAGGGCGAAGATTTAGTGCACAAAACCGAAAAACAAATGCAGAAGATCCGTGGTTCGGAAATCGCAATGATTTTCCAGGATCCGATGACTTCTTTGAATCCGACTCAAAAAATCGGCAAGCAGATCGCTGAACCGATCATCAAACACCAAAACATCAGTAAAGAGGAGGCCTACAAAAAAGCTGAAGAATTATTGCAGCTAGTAGGTATCCCGAGCCCTGCCAAAAGAATGAAACAGTACCCGCACCAATTCTCAGGCGGTCAGCGCCAACGGATCGTCATCGCGATCGCATTGGGCTGCAACCCGGATATTCTGATTGCGGATGAACCGACAACAGCTCTTGACGTTACGATCCAAGCGCAAATCCTGGAGTTGATGAAGGATCTGCAGCAGAAAATCAAGACATCGATCATTTTTATCACCCATGATTTGGGTGTAGTGGCGAACGTTGCAGACCGTGTAGCCGTCATGTATGCAGGCAAAATCGTCGAAGTCGGGACTGTCGATGAAATTTTCTACAACCCGCAACACCCATATACATGGGGACTGTTGAGCTCGATGCCTACATTGGACACTGCAGGATCGCTTTATGCGATCCCAGGGACACCTCCGGATTTATTGGATCCTCCGACTGGTGATGCTTTTGCGCCCCGGAGCGAATATGCAATGAAGATTGACACCTTGTACGATCCGCCGTTCTTTAAGGTATCCGATACCCATTCGGCAGCTACTTGGTTGCTGCATCCTGACGCACCTTCCGTGAATCCTCCAGAGGGCATCGTGAACCGACAGGCGACTTTCTCCGAAATGAAACTCGCTCCTTCCGATGAATTGAAAGTGATGGACACCGCAGATAAGGAACCGGCTGTATTGCCTCACGGAAAAGGCCCGCAAATCGATCCGAAAATCACTGAGAAAGGAGGACTGCTGTAATGTACGACACAACAGGACAGAAAAAGATTCTGGAAGTAAAAAACCTGAAGCAGTATTTCAACGTCGGCACAAAAAATGAAGTCCGCGCCGTTGACGATGTTTCCTTTGATATCTATGAAGGCGAAACACTCGGCTTGGTAGGCGAATCCGGTTGCGGAAAAACGACAACCGGCCGCGCAATCATCCGCTTGTACAACCCGACTTCCGGTGAAATCTTTTTTGATGGCACCGAAATCCATACGCTGCATGACAGAAAAGAGCAACTGGCTTTCCGTAAAGACATGCAGATGATTTTCCAGGATCCGTATGCATCCTTGAATCCCCGTATGAAAGTACGCGATATCGTTGCTGAAGGTTTGAAGATTCATGGCCTTGCGACAACCGAGAAAGAAGTCGATGACCGGGTTGCGGAATTATTGGATCTGGTCGGTTTGAATAAAGACCATTCTTCCCGTTATCCGCACGAGTTCTCCGGCGGCCAAAGACAGCGTATCGGAATTGCCAGAGCCTTAGCGGTAAATCCAAAACTCATCATTGCCGATGAGCCGATTTCTGCTTTGGACGTATCCATTCAGGCGCAAGTGGTCAACTTGCTGATGGAATTGCAGAAAAAACAAAAACTGACTTTCTTGTTCATCGCGCATGATCTGTCGATGGTCAAGTACATCAGCAATCGAATCGGTGTTATGTACTTCGGCAAATTGGTCGAATTAGCGCCCGCAGACGACGTTTACAACAAACCTTTACATCCTTATACGGAAAGCCTGTTATCGGCCATACCGCTGCCGGATCCGGTTTATGAGCGCAACCGCACCCGCTTCACTTATGTTCCACGTGAAGAGAATGGTGAGCCGGAAGCAATGCGAGAAATCGTTCCAGGGCACTTTGTTTATTGCCGTGAGTCCGACGTTCCCGTATTGAAAGCAAAATACGAAAATTACTGATAAAAAAAGCCCGGAACTTGTTCTGGGCTTTTTTTGCCATAGAAAATTAATGAAATGAAAAAATGATGAATTTTTTATGATAATAATCCCCTTATTTTATGGAATATCCTGATTACTTGTAGTATAATATTAAAATACGAAAAGAAAAAGGGGAGATTTACATGAGGAGATTGAAAAATTCTTTCATTTTAGCTACAGCAGCTGTCATCTTAGCAGCTTGCGGAGGAGACGGCGCAACGGACGACAGCGCAGTAGACAAAGCAAGTGAAAGCGCAGGCGGACAAGTTGTCAACTATACAGCACCTACCGAATTAGCAACATTGGATACAACACTGATGACGGACATCAATAGTTCGAACTACATCAGCCATGCGATCGAAGGCTTATTGAAAATCAATGCAGATGGGAAGCCCGTTCCCGCAATCGCTGCGGAAGCAGGTACTGTATCGGAAGATGGCTTGACTTATACTTATAAACTCCGTGATGATGCAGTTTGGTCAAACGGAGAGCCTGTTACAGCGAACGATTTCGTATTCGCTTGGCAACGATTGGTGGATCCCGAAGCGGGCGCATCCTACGCTTACTTGGCTGAGACCATCAAGAACGCCAATGAAATCATGGCTGGAGAAATGGACCCTGAAAAATTGGGGGTAACGGCAGTAAGCGACACTGAAATCACAATCGAGTTGACGCAGCCGACACCTTACTTTGAATCATTATTGGCGTTCAGCGCATTCTTCCCGCAAAATGAAGAATTTGTCACTGAAAAAGGCGACAAGTACGGAACTAGCAGCGAAAACATTTTGGCTAACGGACCTTTCACCATCGAGAACTGGGACGGCACTGGCCTGACTTGGGATCTTGTGAAGAACGAAGATTACTATGCAGCTGACGAAGTGAAGTTGGACGAAGTCAACGTCCAAGTAATCAAAGAAACAAGCACTGTCGTGAATCTGTTCGATCAAGGATCAGTCGATAACGCACAAGTGACCGGCGAATTGGTTAAACAATTGGCGACTGATCCTAACGTAGTCGTTCAGAAAAAAGCCCGCACGGCGTACATCGAATTCAACCACGATAACGTCTACCTGCAGAATGCGAAGCTGAGAGCAGCCATCGGACTTGTCATCAATCGCGATGAATTGGTCGACAGCGTCATCGGTGACGGTTCGACAGCAATCGGCGGTTTCCTGCCGGCTGATTTTGTCAGCAACCCGACGACCGGCGAAGACTTTGCCGCTGAAGCAGGCTCTTATCTGGAATATGATGTGGAACGAGCGCAAACGCTTTGGGCTGAAGCGAAGGCTGAATTAAGCGTTGAAGAAATCACTTTCTCCTTGGTCGGGGACGATGATGAAAAGAACAAAAAAATCAGCCAATATATCCAAGGCCAAATCCAAAACAATTTGGAAGGCATCTCTGTAGAATTGCGCAATGTACCGAAGAAAAACCGTTTGGAATTGGCGAATCAAGATGAATTCGACTTGTTGCAAACCGGTTGGGGAGCGGATTTCGCTGACGCAATCAACTACATGGACTTGTTGTACAGCACATCTGCCTACAACGAAGGACAATATGCGAATGTGGAATTTGATGCTTTGATCGATGCTTCAAAAACAACAAACGCAAACAATCCTGAAGCGCGCTGGGCTGACCTGATGGCTGCCCACAAGCTGGTCATGGAAGATGCGGCTATCATACCTCTTTATCAAGAAGCAGAAACACAACTCAGAAACCCTAACCTTAAGGGCATCATCTTCAATTCAGTGGGCAATGAATTTGACCTGAGCAGAGCGTATATCGAAGAATAAGAATGTTTAGAACCCAAAGAAGGGCCGGCTCGGTTGAGTCGGCCCTTCTTTGGGTTTCTGGAGAGCGTGGGGGGACATGAATACTTAGCAGATATCCATGTTCCCCGGTGATTTCAGGGCCGAAACAATGAATACTTCGCAGTTATTCATTGTTTTCGGCCGCACAAGGATGCACCCGTCCGCAACCCGTAACAACCCAACCAAAAACCTGACGCGAGCCTCTCAAGTGGCTCACGTCAGGTTTTAAGTTACTTTATAGAATTGGTCCGGATCAGATCAGGAAGGAATACAGTTTGGAATTCTCGTTCACCGAAATGTAATGCGGATCGAATTTTTCGATCCTGCTGAGCAAGCCTTCGATATCGTCCTTATTTTTCAACAAGATTCCGATCAGTACAGGTCCTTCGCTGCGATGGACCTTTTTCGTATATTCGAACTTGGTGATGTCATCGTTGCCGCCCAATATGTCATTCACGAACTCTTTCAGCGCGCCGGCCCTCTGCGGGAAGTTCACGATGAAGTAGTGCTTCAGACCTTGATAGAGTAGGGAGCGTTCATCAATTTCAGCCATCCGATTGATATCGTTGTTACCGCCGCTGACGATGCAGACGACCGTTTTGTCTCTGATTTCATCTTTGTATTGTTCCAACGCAGAAACCGAGAGTGCGCCGGATGGTTCCGCTACGATAGCTTGTTTAGTGTATAAATCGATGATGGTTCCGCAAACTTGTCCTTCAGGCACGACCAGGATGTCATCGACATTTTGTTGGCAGTGTCTGAAAGTCAAATCACCGACAGTCGCTACGGCTGTCCCATCACAGAATTTATCAATATCAGTCAAAGTCGTCACTTTATTCGCATCAAGCGAAACTTTCATGCCAGGGGCGCCCAAGGACTCCACGCCGATGATCTTCGTTTCGGGCATGGCTTCCTTCATGTAGCTGCTGACGCCTGAAATCAAGCCGCCGCCGCCGATTGCCGCGAATACCATGTCGGCCGTTTCTCCTTCAGCAACGAGATCCTGGTGGATTTCCACTGCCAAAGTGCCTTGCCCAGCGATCACATTGCGATCATTGAAAGGTTCAATGAAAGTCAGGTTGTGTTCATCCGCATAGGCATGGGCGGCTTCGTTCGATTCGTCGAAGGTATCGCCGATCAGTTTGATCTCAACATACTCTTTCCCGAAATAACGGACTTGGTCTATTTTTTGGGAAGGCGTTGTCGAAGGCATGAAGATGGTAGCTTTGATGGCCAAATGGTTACAGGTATAAGCTACCCCTTGCGCATGATTGCCGGCTGAGGCGCAGATTACTCCAGTCTCAGTTTCGGCTTCACTCAGCTGCGAAATGGCATAATAAGCGCCCCTCAATTTGAAGGAGCGGACGATTTGAAGGTCCTCCCGCTTCAAAAAGATGTTGGCATGATACTTCTGCGATAAATACGCATCATGCTGCAATGGTGTCTGCTTGACCACGTTGCGCAGTACTTTATATGCTTTAAGCACGTCTTCTTTGTTCACTAACTCATCCGTCATTCTATCTGCTCCTAATCTATTGAATACAATGATGAAGAGAGAAGGCTTAAAAATAAGGATGCTCTCAACCTACATCTGATTCATTATTGTTGTTCATTCACGAAAGGCATCATTTTACGCAATTCAGCACCGACTGCTTCGATCTGGTGGCCTTGTTGCTCAGCGCGCATTGCGTGGAAGTCAGGGAAGCCAGCTTTGTAATCATCAGTGAAGCGTTTAGCGAATGCACCTGTTTGGATGTCAGTCAAGACGTCCTTCATGCGGTCTTTCACGTCTGAAGTGATGACGCGAGGTCCGGAAACGTAGTCGCCGTATTCAGCTGTGTTAGAGATAGAGTGGCGCATTTTTTCCATGCCGCCTTCGTACATCAAGTCAACGATCAATTTCAATTCGTGCAATACTTCGAAGTAGGCGATTTCTGGTTGGTAGCCAGCTTCAACCAATGTTTCGAAACCAGCTTGAACCAAGTGCGTTGTTCCGCCGCACAATACAGCTTGCTCGCCGAATAGGTCAGTTTCAGTTTCTTCCTTGAATGTTGTTTCCAAAACGCCTACGCGTGTAGCGCCGACTCCTTGTGCCCAAGCAAGAGCGATATCTTTTGCGTTGCCTGTTGCATCTTGGAAGACTGCGAACAAAGCAGGCACTGCAGAACCTTTAGCGAATTGACGGCGAACCATGTGGCCTGGGCCTTTTGGAGCGACCATGAATACATCGATATCAGCAGCAGGTGTGATCGTACCGAAATGGATGTTGAATCCGTGACCGAATGCGATGGCATTTCCAGCTTCCAAGTTAGGAGCGATTTCAGCTGCATAAACTTCAGCTTGTTGCTCATCAGGGATAAGGATCATTACTACGTCAGCTTGTTTTGTTGCTTCAGCAACAGGGAACACTTCAAATCCGTCTTCTTTTGCTTTGTCTGCAGATTTACCTGCACGGATTCCGATGATGACATCATTACCGTTGTCACGTAGGTTTTGTGAATGTGCATGTCCTTGAGAACCATATCCGATAACGGCGATTTTTTTGCCCTCTAGTGCTTTTACTGTTACGTCTTGATCGTAGTATACTTTAGTCATATTGAAATGACCTCCTTATTTTTTTTATATTCTCAATGCTTTTTAAGCAATTTGATTCGGTCAGTAGGGTAGTGCGGTTGGTTGGATTTAAGCTCTTAGGCCTAAACGCTTTTCGGTGATGTCGGTTGCGCTGATGACGTCGACTTGTTTTTCCAACTGTTTCGTCAATAATTCAGCTGCATCCAAGGTATCGAAGTTGATGCCGACTGTGATCAAAGATACGTCATAATCTTCCGTCCCTGTCAGCGTTAAGGTATCGATATTGTATTGCGGCTTCAGGATAACTTGCGTGATACGGTTCAATACGCCGGGTTTATTCACGACTTTGGCTTGGATTAATCTTAGCATCATCCTACACACCTTCCATTTCATTATTTGGCCTGCCTGAAGCAACCATAGGGTATACCAATTCATCTTTGGAAATCAGGATATCCAAGACATAAGGACCAGGATAATTAAAGGCTGTCTGGATCGCTTCATCCACTTTATCGGGATCGGATACCCTCGCAGCTGTGATACCATAAGCATCAGCAAGTTTAACAAAATCAGGTGAATCCGGAATCTCGGAATGAGAGTAGCGGCCTTTGTAAAATTTGTTCTGCCATTGATGAACCATGCCCAGTACTTCATTATTCAGAATAAAGTACTTCACATTCAACCTGTTGGCATTCAGGATCGCCAATTCTTGGTTGGTCATCTGGAAGCCGCCGTCTCCGACAAAGCAGACAACCGTTTTGTCAGGATAGGCCATTTGAGCGCCGATCGCTGCCGGAATGCCGAAGCCCATCGTTCCCAAGCCGCCGCTTGTCAGCAATTGCTTGCCGTACTTGAACGGGTAATATTGAGCCGCCCACATCTGATGTTGGCCAACGTCGGTAACAACAATGGCTTCACCTTGAGTCAATTCACCGACTTGCTCGATTACATGTTGTGGCTTGATGAAGGTATCGGATTTTTCATAACCGAAAGGGTGCTGCTTTTTGTTGTCCATCACATGGCTGAACCAAACGGAGTGGTCAGGCACTTCAGCCAATTTCGTGTCGTTCAGCATGATCAGAGCCAATCTGGCATCAGACAATACCGGGATATCGGTGTGCATGATTTTGCCGATTTCGGCATTATCGATGTCAACATGGACAATGACGGCTTCTGGAGCAAAATTGGTAGGGTCGCTTGCTACACGGTCATCGAAGCGTGCCCCGAAGTTTAGAAGTAAGTCACATTCCATCAAAGCCATATTCGAAGCATAAGAGCCGTGCATGCCGCCCATGCCCAATGCCAGGTCATGTTTGATGGGGAAGCTGCCCAGACCCAACAGCGTGTTTACAACGGGAATTTGGTAGTATTCCGCGAAAGCCAGCAGTTCTTTTTCAGCCTGGGCATGGATGACGCCTTGACCGGCCAAAATGATCGTTTTTTTGCTTGCAGCGATCGCTTCGTTCACTTTAGCGATCTGTTCAGGGACAGGCAGACATTCCGGTTTGTAGCCCGGCAGATTTTTGTCGGGTTGGTTGTACTCTTCATAAGAGACTTCCTGGATACCGATGTTTTTTGGGATGTCGATGACGACCGGTCCTTTTCTGCCTGTATTCGCAAGGTAGAAAGCTTCGTGGATGATGCGCGGGATATCCTTGGCATTGCGCACTTGGTAATTGTATTTCGTAACAGGTGTCGTCATGCCGATCATGTCCGTTTCCTGGAAAGCATCCTTGCCGATGCCTGCTTCATGCACTTGTCCAGTGATCACGACCAATGGAATGGAATCCATTTGAGCGGTTGCGATACCGGTCAAAGCATTTGTTGCTCCCGGACCGCTTGTAACGATACAGACGCCCGGCTTGCCGGTTGCGCGGGCATACCCGTCTGCCGCGTGGACAGCGCCTTGTTCGTGTCTTGTCAAAACATGGTTCGATTCGGATTTGTAGAATTCATCGTAGATGTGCAGGACCGCTCCGCCTGGATAGCCGAACAGAACTTCAACACCTTCATTTTTCAACGCTTCAACAAGAAGGGTTACGCCAGTTTTTGTTTTAGTTTTCATTTCAGATTCCATTTTAATCTCCCCGTTTCTCGTTTTTCCTTAGTCCGTTTGCAATATGGATAAAAAAAAGCATCCTCATCAATCAATGATGGGATGCTTCATCCCATTTGATTACCACAAATAGGACTTAAACAATCTGCAAAAAATTTCTACAGTGTTTAACTCCTAGATTATTAAGACGATAATAATGTTTAGTGGATTCATCGTTTTCATATGGGATACCTGATTTCTATATGGATTTGTTATTGCTTAAGTGATTGATATAATCATATAAGATTTACATGAGAGTGTCAACGGTAATTTTCATATTATTTTCACTTATTTCTAATAATTGTCCAAAATGAACATGCCGGAAGATTCTTTTGTGCGGATCATCGTCTTGACAAAAAGTCCTGCAACTCAGGGAGCTGCCTTTCTGAGGCCCGTTCGGCATACTGATAATAGGCATCCAGGCGCTGCACATTCCGCTCCATCCTGCCAATGGAAAGCTGATCTGGGGCAATGACGAAGGCTTTGTTTTCCCGTTCCAGGTGCTCGATCAATTCCATCGACCGATTATAGGTAACGTGGCGCTGTTCGATGGCTGCTATGACTTCGGGATATGCCCGCAGATGCCGCCGGATAATGGCGTTGAAGCGTTGCTTTTCTTTGATGTAACCACGCGGACGCGTCAAAATGATCACGTGCTTTTTGTTGCCGTCTGCGATCGCTTTTTCGATCGGCAGCGAGTCGACGATGCCGCCGTCAAGATAGAATTTGCCGTTGATTTGGGTAGGGGGCATCAGCAACGGCACAGTGGAAGACGCCCTGATTTTGAGACCCAATTCTGCACTGGTTGCGATGTCATCCTTATCGAAATAAACAGGTTTTGCGGTTTCCATGTCGGTCGCAACAATCTTCATGGAAGCTGGATTTTGCTTGAATGTCTCGAAATGAAAGGGGATGTCGGTCGTGATTGCATCCTCATAAATATATTTTGTGTTGAAATATCCTTGCCCGTTGAGCAGATATTTCATTCCTGAAAAAGCCGGATTGGCGGCGATATCAACAAATGAAGCTTTTGTTCGGGTCAGGTCCCGGCTGACATAATTGATGCCATTGGCCGATCCGGAAGAGACACCGATGACATAATCCAAGTAGATTTCTTGACGCAGCAGGGTGCTGATGACTCCTGCGCAAAAAACGCCCCGCATGGCTCCCCCTTCTATGATCAAGGATACTTTTTCTTTGTTTTGTTCCATACATTTTTCACCTCATTCTATAGTATAGATGACATTGCGGTGTGATGCGATGCTTTTCTCATTTTTTGGTGTGTAAGGTCTGTGGTGGAGACAGCCTTTTCCGGATGGGGCAAATGTGGTATATTCGCAGTAAAGATACCCAAGAACCACAAAAATCTAGATGGGGTGATGGAATGATCAGATTCGACCACGTGAACGTCATTCGCGAAAAACGCAAAATTTTGAACGACATCAATTGGCACGCCAAAAAAGGCGAGCATTGGGCCATACTCGGCTTGAACGGCTCCGGCAAGACAACCTTGCTGCAACTGTTGAATGGCTATCTGTGGCCCAGCAGCGGCAAGCTGGTCGTTTTGGGCGAGACTTTCGGGCAGACCGCCATCCCCGAGTTGCGCAAACGGATAGGCTGGGTCAGCTCGGCGCTGCAGCAACAGCTGAATCCCAACGACATAGCCGAACACATCGTCTTGAGCGGCAAATTCGCTTCGATAGGCGTCTGGACAGTCCCGACGGAAGCCGAAAAACAACAGGCACTGGATCTTTTGATCAAATGCGGCGGAAAAGAAATGATCGGGTTTCGCTATGGCATCCTGTCCCAAGGGCAACAACAGATCATTTTGATCGCGCGGGCTTTGATGGCCGAACCGGAAATACTGATATTGGACGAGCCCTGCAATGGCCTTGATCTGTTCGCAAAAGAAAAGCTTTTGGAGGATATCCAGCAGATTGCCGATGAACCTGAAGGGCCGACGATGATTTATGTCAGCCACCATACTGAGGAAATACTGCCGTGTTTCAAAAAATTGATGCTGCTGAAGGACGGTTCCATCCATAAGACAGGCAAAACTGTTGACCTGCTGAAAGAGGAAGTCCTGAATGATTTCTA is a window from the Trichococcus shcherbakoviae genome containing:
- the opp3b gene encoding oligopeptide ABC transporter permease; the encoded protein is MKSYAKYIGKRILYMAITLFLIASITFFLMKALPGTPYSNQDKLSEEQIFIMNEKYGLNKPILVQYAVYIFGLVRGDLGVSFQFNNTPVTDLLSSRIGPSMQLGLQAVIIGTILGIVLGVIAAMRQGTWVDTVATLTAIVGRSIPNFVFAVILQLVFGVWLKVLPIALWNDGFRSSILPTIALSISPLADSARFMRTEMVDVLGSDYVELARAKGLSRWEVAFKHGIRNALIPLVTIIGPMTVGLMTGSMVVENIFAIPGIGEQFVKSILTNDYPTIMGVTMMYSTMLVIVILLVDILYGIIDPRIRVATEGGE
- the opp3C gene encoding oligopeptide ABC transporter permease, whose amino-acid sequence is MSENELRNTTAMPTITKDLFETASESSMQDKEKISAPSLSFMADSWRRLKKNKVAMVSLVILIIITMSSLFAPVIAPHDPNAQTVQYANMPPKIPGIDINGLNGTVKQNGVVIDKYEASNVPEDVYYYLGTDSLGRDLLSRILYGTRVSLFIAFMAALFNLTLGVVYGLTSGWLGGKVDNIMQRILEILSGVPNLVVVILMLLVLKPGISSIIIALALTEWLSMARVVRAQTLKLKNQEYILAARTLGQSPMKIAFGHILPNLAGVIIIQVMFSIPSAIFFEAFLSFIGIGIPAPNASLGTLINDGYKTFRFLPHLMWYPAGIMSVIMICFNLLADGLRDAFDPKMRD
- a CDS encoding ABC transporter ATP-binding protein, with protein sequence MENILEVKDLQITFDTYAGKVKAIRGVSFDLKPGETLAIVGESGSGKSVTSRSIMRLLANNANIEHGEILFKGEDLVHKTEKQMQKIRGSEIAMIFQDPMTSLNPTQKIGKQIAEPIIKHQNISKEEAYKKAEELLQLVGIPSPAKRMKQYPHQFSGGQRQRIVIAIALGCNPDILIADEPTTALDVTIQAQILELMKDLQQKIKTSIIFITHDLGVVANVADRVAVMYAGKIVEVGTVDEIFYNPQHPYTWGLLSSMPTLDTAGSLYAIPGTPPDLLDPPTGDAFAPRSEYAMKIDTLYDPPFFKVSDTHSAATWLLHPDAPSVNPPEGIVNRQATFSEMKLAPSDELKVMDTADKEPAVLPHGKGPQIDPKITEKGGLL
- a CDS encoding ABC transporter ATP-binding protein; its protein translation is MYDTTGQKKILEVKNLKQYFNVGTKNEVRAVDDVSFDIYEGETLGLVGESGCGKTTTGRAIIRLYNPTSGEIFFDGTEIHTLHDRKEQLAFRKDMQMIFQDPYASLNPRMKVRDIVAEGLKIHGLATTEKEVDDRVAELLDLVGLNKDHSSRYPHEFSGGQRQRIGIARALAVNPKLIIADEPISALDVSIQAQVVNLLMELQKKQKLTFLFIAHDLSMVKYISNRIGVMYFGKLVELAPADDVYNKPLHPYTESLLSAIPLPDPVYERNRTRFTYVPREENGEPEAMREIVPGHFVYCRESDVPVLKAKYENY
- a CDS encoding peptide ABC transporter substrate-binding protein; this translates as MRRLKNSFILATAAVILAACGGDGATDDSAVDKASESAGGQVVNYTAPTELATLDTTLMTDINSSNYISHAIEGLLKINADGKPVPAIAAEAGTVSEDGLTYTYKLRDDAVWSNGEPVTANDFVFAWQRLVDPEAGASYAYLAETIKNANEIMAGEMDPEKLGVTAVSDTEITIELTQPTPYFESLLAFSAFFPQNEEFVTEKGDKYGTSSENILANGPFTIENWDGTGLTWDLVKNEDYYAADEVKLDEVNVQVIKETSTVVNLFDQGSVDNAQVTGELVKQLATDPNVVVQKKARTAYIEFNHDNVYLQNAKLRAAIGLVINRDELVDSVIGDGSTAIGGFLPADFVSNPTTGEDFAAEAGSYLEYDVERAQTLWAEAKAELSVEEITFSLVGDDDEKNKKISQYIQGQIQNNLEGISVELRNVPKKNRLELANQDEFDLLQTGWGADFADAINYMDLLYSTSAYNEGQYANVEFDALIDASKTTNANNPEARWADLMAAHKLVMEDAAIIPLYQEAETQLRNPNLKGIIFNSVGNEFDLSRAYIEE
- the ilvA gene encoding threonine ammonia-lyase IlvA, with the protein product MTDELVNKEDVLKAYKVLRNVVKQTPLQHDAYLSQKYHANIFLKREDLQIVRSFKLRGAYYAISQLSEAETETGVICASAGNHAQGVAYTCNHLAIKATIFMPSTTPSQKIDQVRYFGKEYVEIKLIGDTFDESNEAAHAYADEHNLTFIEPFNDRNVIAGQGTLAVEIHQDLVAEGETADMVFAAIGGGGLISGVSSYMKEAMPETKIIGVESLGAPGMKVSLDANKVTTLTDIDKFCDGTAVATVGDLTFRHCQQNVDDILVVPEGQVCGTIIDLYTKQAIVAEPSGALSVSALEQYKDEIRDKTVVCIVSGGNNDINRMAEIDERSLLYQGLKHYFIVNFPQRAGALKEFVNDILGGNDDITKFEYTKKVHRSEGPVLIGILLKNKDDIEGLLSRIEKFDPHYISVNENSKLYSFLI